A region from the Microcella frigidaquae genome encodes:
- a CDS encoding DUF3515 family protein, whose amino-acid sequence MTTRSASARVRSASAALMATAVVGLAGCAGTVPLEPGPESNAVACAETMVRLPDTVGELDRRTTNAQSTAAWGDPTAVIYRCGLPEQGPSDLPCFTIEGVDWLLDESNAPRYVFTTYGRAPVTEIIVDVTYIAGADAVRELSPLVGVRDAAARCLVATDVFGGGTVNPTPTPTP is encoded by the coding sequence GTGACGACCCGATCGGCCTCCGCGCGCGTGCGCTCCGCATCCGCCGCCCTGATGGCGACCGCGGTCGTCGGGCTCGCCGGCTGCGCGGGCACGGTGCCGCTCGAGCCGGGGCCCGAGTCGAACGCCGTCGCCTGCGCCGAGACCATGGTGCGCCTGCCCGACACCGTCGGCGAACTCGACCGGCGCACGACGAACGCCCAGTCGACGGCGGCCTGGGGCGACCCGACGGCCGTCATCTACCGCTGCGGACTCCCCGAGCAGGGACCCAGCGACCTGCCCTGCTTCACCATCGAGGGCGTCGACTGGCTGCTCGACGAGAGCAACGCGCCGCGCTACGTCTTCACGACCTACGGCCGTGCACCGGTGACCGAGATCATCGTCGACGTCACCTACATCGCCGGCGCCGATGCCGTACGCGAGCTCAGCCCGCTGGTCGGGGTACGGGATGCGGCTGCCCGGTGCCTCGTGGCCACCGACGTGTTCGGCGGCGGCACGGTGAACCCGACGCCCACCCCCACTCCCTGA
- a CDS encoding Mur ligase family protein, with amino-acid sequence MIAVYVIPFALPALLLAIIAAVPVGARWLRVAQREHYVPGSTSWMAWLWVRREPLTGPLALVAAGATVAAALSPYSWLQVMALVAIVLTALLPWGMPVRGTSKKLAFTPRLVRLAVLWAVLHLALGILALFVLGTAGPALVLVLSAPLTDLALAIMAPIEKAASQRFVTAAQKRLAQVRPRVVAITGSYGKTSTKNYVAHLLSGTFATVASPASFNNRLGLSRAVNDKLVPGTEVFVAEMGIFGPGEIRELSTFFPPDIAAITVIGEAHLQRMRSTDVILRAKTEITERAGTVVLPIDDPRLARHATLCASQGKRVITVSCVAGTEADVVLDPVDGTIVIGPGAAPVPVTVSGTGHAVNVAVAAGIAFAAGVPVAGIAARLGDLPGSQHRAEVQQAPSGALVIDDTYNANPVGSLRALEGAASLAAERGGPLVVVTPGMVELGPVQVERNRAFGAAIGAANGLLLAVARTNRAALLAGYASTATAEAPGAVAVATREQAVRRAVEAAGDRGVILYENDLPDHYP; translated from the coding sequence GTGATCGCCGTGTACGTCATCCCTTTCGCCCTCCCGGCCCTGCTGCTGGCGATCATCGCGGCCGTGCCGGTCGGCGCGCGCTGGCTGCGGGTCGCGCAGCGCGAGCACTACGTGCCCGGCTCGACCAGCTGGATGGCGTGGTTGTGGGTGCGGCGCGAGCCGCTCACCGGTCCGCTCGCGCTCGTCGCGGCGGGGGCTACGGTCGCCGCCGCCCTGTCGCCGTACTCGTGGCTGCAGGTGATGGCGCTCGTCGCCATCGTGCTGACGGCACTGCTGCCGTGGGGCATGCCGGTGCGCGGCACGTCGAAGAAGCTGGCGTTCACGCCGCGCCTGGTGCGGCTGGCCGTGCTGTGGGCGGTGCTGCACCTGGCTCTGGGCATCCTGGCCCTGTTCGTGCTCGGTACTGCGGGCCCGGCGCTCGTGCTGGTGCTCAGCGCCCCGCTCACCGACCTGGCGCTCGCCATCATGGCGCCGATCGAGAAGGCCGCATCGCAGCGCTTCGTCACCGCGGCGCAGAAGCGGCTCGCGCAGGTGCGCCCGCGCGTCGTCGCGATCACCGGCTCGTACGGCAAGACCAGCACCAAGAACTACGTCGCCCACCTGCTCAGCGGCACCTTCGCCACCGTCGCCAGCCCGGCCTCGTTCAACAACCGCCTCGGGCTCTCGCGAGCGGTGAACGACAAGCTCGTTCCCGGTACCGAGGTGTTCGTGGCGGAGATGGGCATCTTCGGTCCGGGTGAGATCCGCGAACTCTCGACGTTCTTCCCGCCCGACATCGCTGCCATCACCGTCATCGGCGAGGCGCACCTGCAGCGGATGCGGTCGACGGACGTCATTCTGCGCGCCAAGACCGAGATCACCGAGCGCGCCGGTACCGTCGTGCTGCCGATCGACGACCCGCGCCTGGCCCGGCATGCCACCCTCTGCGCCTCGCAGGGCAAGCGCGTGATCACAGTCAGCTGCGTCGCCGGCACCGAGGCCGACGTGGTGCTCGACCCGGTCGACGGCACGATCGTGATCGGCCCCGGTGCGGCCCCGGTGCCGGTCACCGTCTCGGGCACTGGCCACGCGGTCAACGTCGCCGTCGCGGCGGGCATCGCCTTCGCCGCGGGGGTGCCCGTGGCGGGCATCGCGGCGCGGCTCGGTGACCTGCCCGGCTCGCAGCACCGCGCCGAGGTGCAGCAGGCTCCCAGTGGCGCGCTCGTGATCGACGACACCTACAACGCGAATCCGGTCGGGTCGCTCCGCGCCCTCGAGGGTGCGGCATCCCTGGCCGCCGAACGCGGAGGGCCGCTCGTGGTCGTCACGCCCGGCATGGTCGAGCTCGGCCCCGTGCAGGTGGAGCGCAACCGCGCTTTCGGCGCTGCGATCGGGGCGGCGAACGGACTGCTGCTGGCCGTGGCCCGCACCAACCGCGCCGCACTGCTCGCCGGCTACGCCAGCACCGCCACGGCGGAGGCCCCCGGAGCGGTCGCGGTCGCTACCCGCGAGCAGGCCGTGCGCCGCGCGGTCGAGGCCGCGGGAGACCGGGGCGTTATCCTCTACGAGAACGACCTGCCCGACCACTACCCCTGA